The proteins below come from a single Oceaniferula flava genomic window:
- a CDS encoding sulfatase family protein — MKRIYQLAAAVVASTALAQAAEKPNVVIIYGDDIGWGDVGAYGAKLIPTPNLDKMAGQSLRFTDGHCSAATCTPSRFSMLTGIHGFRHNVRILAPNAPMKIQPDMLTLPQLFKKAGYKTAVIGKWHLGIGDGKNEVDWNGAVKPGPLEIGFDYSFLLPSTNDRVPCVYLENHHVVGLDPADPLYVGKRPPEGFTGTVYPDARKSPEAMTYYKSTHGHNNSVINGIGRIGKMWGGKSALWDDETIADEFVKQARKYISAQKKGEPFFLYWAAADIHVPRAPNPRFKGKSGLSYRGDAMVQFDWCAGEIMKVLEEQGLAENTIVIFSSDNGPVYDDGYDDGTTVKTSSKEVDRGHDGSGPYRGGKYQIYEGGTRVPLMVRWPAKIKPGVSKAMINQIDFMASFAELLDIELAADEAIDSRNVLPALLGEDQVGTRLLIEEARGKALRDGDWKYIAPSGKKGKGELYNLATDVGERRNLIGKEKERAAEMSATLQKLVQSKQGVRAELAQ; from the coding sequence ATGAAACGGATTTACCAACTAGCCGCCGCCGTGGTCGCCTCGACCGCGCTGGCCCAAGCCGCCGAAAAACCCAACGTCGTGATTATCTACGGAGATGACATCGGCTGGGGAGATGTCGGTGCCTACGGGGCGAAACTCATCCCCACACCGAACCTTGACAAGATGGCCGGACAGTCGCTGCGCTTCACCGATGGCCACTGCTCCGCAGCCACCTGCACCCCATCACGATTTTCCATGCTCACCGGAATCCACGGATTCCGCCACAACGTCCGGATTCTGGCACCCAATGCGCCGATGAAGATTCAGCCGGACATGCTGACCCTGCCTCAGCTGTTCAAGAAAGCGGGCTACAAAACCGCGGTGATCGGCAAGTGGCACCTTGGCATTGGCGATGGCAAGAATGAGGTCGATTGGAATGGCGCGGTGAAGCCGGGCCCCTTGGAGATCGGTTTCGACTACTCCTTCCTGCTGCCGTCCACCAACGATCGCGTGCCCTGCGTCTATTTGGAAAACCACCACGTTGTGGGACTCGATCCCGCCGACCCTCTCTATGTCGGAAAACGTCCACCGGAAGGGTTCACCGGCACCGTTTACCCGGACGCCCGCAAGAGCCCGGAGGCGATGACCTACTACAAAAGCACCCACGGGCACAATAACAGCGTGATCAACGGCATCGGCCGGATCGGCAAAATGTGGGGTGGCAAGTCGGCGCTCTGGGACGATGAAACCATCGCAGACGAGTTCGTGAAACAGGCCCGCAAATACATCTCGGCGCAGAAAAAAGGGGAGCCGTTTTTCCTCTACTGGGCCGCGGCTGACATCCACGTGCCACGCGCACCGAATCCTCGCTTCAAAGGCAAATCCGGACTGTCCTACCGCGGCGATGCCATGGTGCAGTTCGATTGGTGCGCCGGCGAAATCATGAAGGTGCTGGAAGAACAAGGACTGGCGGAGAACACCATCGTGATCTTCTCCAGCGACAACGGACCGGTCTACGACGACGGTTACGACGATGGCACCACGGTGAAAACCTCCAGCAAAGAAGTCGACCGCGGTCACGACGGCTCCGGCCCCTACCGCGGTGGCAAATACCAGATTTACGAAGGTGGCACCCGCGTGCCGCTGATGGTGCGCTGGCCGGCAAAAATCAAACCCGGCGTGTCCAAGGCGATGATTAACCAGATCGACTTCATGGCGAGCTTTGCCGAGCTGCTGGACATCGAGCTGGCTGCTGACGAAGCGATTGATAGTCGGAACGTCCTGCCGGCCTTGTTAGGCGAAGATCAGGTGGGCACCCGCCTGCTGATCGAAGAAGCCCGCGGCAAGGCGCTGCGCGATGGCGATTGGAAATACATCGCCCCCAGCGGGAAAAAAGGGAAAGGCGAACTCTACAACCTGGCCACTGATGTCGGTGAGAGACGCAACCTGATCGGCAAGGAGAAAGAACGCGCCGCCGAGATGAGCGCGACCTTGCAGAAGCTGGTGCAGTCGAAACAAGGCGTCCGTGCCGAGCTGGCCCAATAA
- the mscL gene encoding large conductance mechanosensitive channel protein MscL — MLKDFKNFIIKGNAFDMAVGIILGGAFGLVVKSLVDNVMMPIIGGAFKLPDFSQMYYAMDGGSYENLKAAQEAGPTVAYGLFINNTINLLIVGFALFVMVKYIEKATKKKEEEKPAPAPPKQEVLLEEIRDLLKK, encoded by the coding sequence ATGTTAAAAGACTTTAAAAATTTCATCATCAAAGGCAACGCCTTCGATATGGCTGTAGGTATCATTCTCGGCGGCGCTTTCGGCCTCGTAGTCAAGTCACTGGTCGATAACGTCATGATGCCCATCATCGGTGGTGCCTTCAAATTGCCTGATTTCAGCCAGATGTACTATGCGATGGATGGTGGCAGCTACGAAAACCTCAAGGCAGCCCAAGAAGCCGGCCCAACCGTGGCATACGGCCTATTCATCAATAACACAATCAACCTGTTGATCGTTGGTTTTGCCCTCTTCGTGATGGTGAAATACATCGAGAAGGCCACTAAGAAGAAGGAGGAAGAAAAGCCAGCCCCAGCGCCACCAAAACAAGAGGTGCTGCTGGAAGAAATCCGCGACCTGCTGAAGAAGTAA
- a CDS encoding protein-tyrosine phosphatase family protein — MPVRPWYWPERGQPERTEPFTWIVEDVIAASWWPDPYVFDLFDEKGIKAVVNVCEFDNRNDVPKHLDYHFFNVPDFGVPTEKQIEDFIAVMDRHHAAKEPAVIHCVAGCGRTGQFIIAWCAKAGFIPKGTDPVQWIRQRRKCCLETGQQIECAKRLTKKYRT, encoded by the coding sequence ATGCCTGTGAGACCTTGGTATTGGCCCGAGCGCGGCCAACCTGAACGCACCGAACCCTTCACCTGGATTGTGGAGGATGTCATCGCCGCCTCGTGGTGGCCAGACCCCTACGTGTTTGATCTTTTCGATGAGAAAGGGATCAAGGCGGTGGTCAATGTCTGCGAGTTCGATAATCGCAACGATGTGCCCAAGCACCTCGATTACCACTTCTTCAATGTGCCCGATTTCGGCGTGCCCACGGAAAAGCAAATCGAGGATTTCATTGCGGTGATGGATCGGCACCACGCCGCCAAGGAACCGGCGGTGATCCACTGCGTGGCAGGCTGCGGCCGCACCGGTCAGTTCATCATCGCTTGGTGCGCCAAGGCCGGCTTCATCCCGAAGGGGACCGATCCGGTGCAGTGGATCCGCCAACGCCGCAAGTGCTGCCTGGAAACCGGCCAGCAGATCGAGTGCGCCAAACGGCTGACCAAAAAATACCGCACCTAA
- a CDS encoding DUF1853 family protein, with protein sequence MSADLILSALRSSPVLVGDCPEAAVFDRSGLALPDEAGAISLDQKLGHIYEDGLAALLEKSECYDLLEKSLQIQSDKHRTLGELDFLLRDRTSGAIIHLELAVKFYLAVESADGHQLPGPDARDNYDKKLKRLRSHQLTLVQQFREHLPVAYRDQPITTRQLVIGCLFDHISAAQPAQAAYLSPNARRGKWLHQHELIQHFPAQSPRIIPKHLWPVEVNKLPSSSLEPLDTTELLDRCVMVHLESEPMPLFIAPDAYPGV encoded by the coding sequence ATGTCCGCCGATCTCATTCTATCCGCCCTGCGCAGCAGCCCGGTGCTGGTGGGTGATTGTCCGGAGGCGGCTGTCTTCGATCGATCGGGGCTAGCGCTGCCGGACGAGGCGGGTGCGATCTCGCTGGATCAAAAGCTCGGCCACATTTATGAAGATGGCTTGGCAGCGCTGCTGGAGAAGTCGGAGTGCTACGATTTGTTAGAAAAAAGCCTGCAGATTCAGAGCGACAAACATCGCACCCTTGGCGAGCTGGATTTCCTGCTGCGCGATCGGACGAGCGGAGCCATCATCCACCTCGAGCTGGCGGTGAAGTTCTACCTCGCGGTGGAATCGGCCGATGGTCATCAGCTTCCCGGGCCGGACGCCCGAGACAATTACGACAAAAAACTCAAGCGTCTCCGCAGCCACCAGCTCACTCTGGTGCAGCAGTTCCGCGAGCATTTGCCAGTCGCCTACCGTGACCAGCCGATCACTACCCGTCAGCTGGTCATCGGCTGCCTGTTCGATCACATCAGCGCCGCCCAGCCGGCCCAGGCAGCCTACCTCAGCCCCAACGCCCGCCGCGGCAAGTGGCTGCACCAACACGAGCTGATCCAACATTTCCCCGCTCAAAGCCCACGCATCATCCCCAAGCACCTCTGGCCGGTGGAGGTCAACAAGCTCCCCTCCAGCAGCCTCGAGCCGCTCGATACCACCGAGCTCTTGGACCGCTGCGTCATGGTCCACCTGGAAAGCGAGCCCATGCCCCTCTTCATCGCCCCCGATGCTTACCCTGGGGTTTAG
- a CDS encoding tetratricopeptide repeat protein produces MTFPSSFPVCRTALLSLSAVFFASCGKEQGEAVEKKESDPTGGVSKENSNNTALHQQLAQQPGQNAVSSQCMECHQDIHHHWQSSQHGQANRLLNLALDSEPFSDQKLDTPSEKWTFTLDDGQPVVTANGKSYHAGMAIGVEPLVQYLVSSEGGRWQTPNAAWDPEKKEWFDVFNGDLRTSADWGHWSGRGMTWNTQCAFCHMTDFDKNYDIATDSYDSKWKEMGIGCTQCHGDMAEKADAKTGCLIDLAKHHSIKKNHPALTMDNCASCHSRRGELDGKFKHGEKFGDHYQLQLPTQPHLYYPDGQIKDEDYVWTSLKLSNMGHKGVNCMDCHDPHTTKLKMPVANNTLCMSCHAGGSNGRIEGAIVIDPSTHTKHFGVGKHNGVGSGHSCVDCHMTHTTYMGRDPRRDHGFHVPDPQMTKELGIPNACNKCHEDQDTDWAIKWTNTWFGDKMNSPERQRQRARTRAIGAAFNGQQESIDALLAAYAKEENTAWKATLLQIMQSWATDPRVQQLGREGVHSKDSLLRASACMVLEFSTDNGPWLEPMLNDPVKEVRMAAAWAMRTRLSLRSEVRNELEHSLAFTADQPAGAMRTAQLAIDANQLEKAERWMQRAVTLDETSAAAHESYAVLLGRMGKPNEALKQLQTADQLAPGNPRYAYLMALTYSELGRKDKTEELLKKAIQINPGYDRAHYNLGLLLAGQNKLDEAIASIRMAERINPSVPDYPYARATLHMRKGDKAAAFEACRSALGADRNHQPSIQLLRQIGNPNQP; encoded by the coding sequence ATGACCTTCCCTTCCTCGTTCCCTGTCTGCCGCACTGCGCTGCTCAGCCTGTCCGCCGTTTTCTTCGCCTCCTGCGGCAAGGAACAGGGCGAAGCTGTGGAGAAAAAGGAAAGCGATCCCACCGGCGGCGTCTCCAAGGAGAACAGCAACAACACCGCCCTGCACCAGCAGCTGGCCCAGCAGCCCGGCCAAAATGCGGTTTCCAGTCAGTGCATGGAATGCCACCAAGACATCCACCACCATTGGCAATCGTCCCAGCACGGTCAGGCGAACCGACTGCTCAACCTGGCGCTCGATAGCGAACCGTTCTCCGATCAGAAACTCGACACCCCCTCGGAGAAGTGGACCTTCACCCTCGACGACGGCCAACCGGTGGTCACCGCCAATGGCAAGAGCTACCACGCCGGCATGGCGATCGGTGTCGAGCCGCTGGTCCAGTATCTGGTATCGTCCGAAGGTGGACGCTGGCAGACCCCCAACGCCGCTTGGGATCCGGAGAAGAAGGAATGGTTCGATGTCTTCAACGGCGACTTGCGCACCTCCGCCGACTGGGGTCACTGGAGTGGCCGCGGCATGACCTGGAACACCCAGTGTGCCTTCTGCCACATGACCGATTTTGATAAAAACTACGATATCGCCACCGATAGCTACGACTCGAAGTGGAAGGAAATGGGGATCGGCTGCACCCAGTGCCACGGCGACATGGCGGAGAAGGCCGATGCCAAAACGGGCTGCCTGATCGACCTGGCGAAACACCACAGCATCAAGAAAAACCACCCAGCTCTCACCATGGACAACTGCGCGTCCTGCCACTCGCGCCGCGGCGAGCTCGATGGTAAATTCAAGCACGGTGAGAAATTTGGCGATCACTATCAGCTGCAGCTCCCCACCCAGCCGCACCTCTACTACCCGGACGGCCAGATCAAGGACGAGGACTACGTCTGGACCTCGCTGAAGCTCTCGAACATGGGTCACAAAGGCGTCAACTGCATGGACTGCCACGATCCCCACACCACCAAACTCAAGATGCCGGTGGCCAACAACACCCTCTGCATGTCCTGCCACGCCGGGGGCAGCAACGGTCGCATCGAAGGAGCCATCGTCATCGATCCCTCCACCCACACCAAGCACTTTGGGGTAGGAAAACACAACGGTGTTGGCTCTGGCCACTCCTGCGTCGATTGCCACATGACTCACACCACCTACATGGGTCGCGACCCCCGCCGCGACCACGGGTTCCACGTCCCTGATCCGCAGATGACCAAGGAACTCGGCATCCCCAACGCCTGCAACAAGTGCCACGAGGACCAGGACACCGACTGGGCCATCAAGTGGACCAACACCTGGTTTGGCGACAAGATGAACTCCCCTGAGCGCCAGCGCCAGCGCGCCCGCACCCGCGCCATCGGCGCCGCCTTCAACGGTCAGCAAGAAAGCATCGACGCCCTGCTCGCCGCCTACGCCAAGGAGGAGAACACCGCCTGGAAAGCCACGCTTTTACAGATCATGCAATCCTGGGCCACCGACCCCCGGGTGCAGCAGCTCGGTCGCGAAGGTGTGCACAGTAAGGACTCCCTGCTGCGTGCCTCCGCCTGCATGGTGCTCGAGTTCAGCACCGATAACGGACCATGGCTGGAACCGATGCTCAACGACCCGGTCAAAGAAGTCCGCATGGCTGCCGCCTGGGCGATGCGCACCCGCCTGTCACTCCGCTCCGAGGTCAGAAACGAGCTCGAGCACTCGCTCGCCTTCACCGCCGACCAGCCAGCCGGAGCGATGCGCACCGCGCAGTTAGCCATCGATGCCAACCAGCTGGAAAAAGCCGAGCGATGGATGCAGCGGGCGGTCACCCTCGATGAAACATCCGCCGCCGCGCACGAATCCTATGCCGTGCTGCTAGGCCGCATGGGCAAACCCAACGAGGCACTGAAGCAGCTGCAAACAGCCGACCAATTAGCCCCCGGAAACCCCCGCTACGCCTACCTCATGGCGCTGACCTACTCCGAGTTAGGCCGCAAGGACAAGACCGAGGAGCTGCTCAAGAAAGCGATCCAGATCAACCCCGGATACGACCGCGCCCACTACAACCTCGGGCTGCTGCTCGCCGGTCAGAACAAGCTGGATGAAGCCATCGCCAGCATCCGCATGGCGGAAAGAATCAACCCGAGCGTGCCGGACTACCCCTACGCACGGGCCACCCTGCATATGCGCAAGGGCGACAAAGCCGCCGCCTTTGAAGCCTGCCGAAGCGCCCTCGGAGCCGATCGCAACCACCAGCCATCGATCCAGCTGCTACGCCAGATCGGCAACCCGAACCAACCCTAA
- a CDS encoding CPBP family intramembrane glutamic endopeptidase, whose translation MFDLTQTVLLASFALCLLSLLGALPLAAYLRRRTPTLGWNYDGLVQIEPLRRVDLLGLGLLIALFCLQSLLKLPQVIDFFISIGWLSSSAAEQPETIQLTPEVLLAGMISQSVPGMIVLVFLVFRHISVIDFFGLKWRKAYLLVLIGPFAAVFVHVVFVLMEMAGYSRIIESVFGEAKQQEIVKIYQETSAVSIRIMLAFAAVIIAPVVEEVVFRGYIYPVCKRYTGRIIATFFASLFFSAVHFNIPALLPLFILAIILTIAYELSGSLWVPISIHACFNAFTLIVQELQTTP comes from the coding sequence ATGTTTGACCTTACCCAAACCGTTCTCCTCGCATCATTTGCGCTATGCCTGCTGTCACTGCTGGGGGCGCTACCACTGGCCGCCTACCTCCGGCGCAGAACTCCCACACTGGGGTGGAATTATGATGGACTGGTGCAGATCGAACCGCTGCGTCGGGTCGACTTGTTAGGCCTTGGATTACTGATCGCACTCTTCTGTCTGCAGTCGTTGCTGAAGCTGCCGCAGGTGATCGATTTCTTCATCTCCATCGGCTGGCTCAGCAGCTCGGCCGCCGAACAGCCGGAGACCATCCAGCTCACCCCCGAAGTGCTCTTAGCCGGCATGATCAGCCAATCGGTGCCGGGCATGATCGTGCTCGTGTTCCTCGTTTTCAGACACATCAGCGTGATCGATTTCTTCGGGCTGAAATGGCGCAAGGCCTACCTGCTGGTGCTCATTGGCCCCTTTGCCGCTGTCTTCGTGCACGTCGTCTTTGTGCTGATGGAAATGGCCGGGTATTCGCGTATAATCGAGTCGGTTTTCGGTGAGGCGAAGCAGCAGGAGATCGTCAAAATCTACCAGGAAACCAGCGCGGTCTCGATCCGGATCATGCTCGCCTTTGCGGCCGTCATCATCGCTCCGGTAGTCGAGGAGGTGGTCTTCCGAGGTTACATCTACCCAGTGTGCAAACGTTACACCGGGCGCATCATCGCGACGTTTTTTGCCTCCTTGTTCTTTTCCGCCGTGCACTTCAACATCCCCGCTCTGTTGCCGCTGTTCATTCTCGCCATCATTCTCACCATCGCTTACGAATTGAGTGGCTCGCTCTGGGTGCCCATCAGCATTCACGCCTGCTTCAATGCTTTCACCCTGATCGTTCAGGAACTTCAAACCACGCCATGA
- a CDS encoding uracil-DNA glycosylase family protein, translating into MPDATAIIDAATALTQKLKPLRFAEPVSHVYLPTEYAWETHRQYLEQYGAGKKRVLMLGMNPGPWGMAQTGVPFGEIPAVRDWMGISGEVRKPEPEHPKREVVGFACQRSEVSGQRLWGLFSEKFPQAKDFFAEHFVVNYCPLVWMGETGKNITPDKLPKAEMEPVENACREHLATVIAAQQPEWLIGVGAYAEKKLIETVKQYFPEQAFKTGKILHPSPASPIANRGWAPQAEKQLLDLEVWSS; encoded by the coding sequence ATGCCTGACGCCACCGCGATCATCGATGCCGCCACGGCATTGACTCAAAAATTGAAACCCCTGCGCTTCGCCGAACCGGTGAGCCACGTGTATCTGCCCACCGAGTATGCCTGGGAAACCCACCGGCAGTATCTCGAGCAATACGGTGCCGGAAAAAAGCGGGTGCTGATGCTCGGCATGAACCCCGGACCGTGGGGCATGGCGCAGACCGGTGTCCCCTTCGGTGAAATCCCCGCCGTGCGCGACTGGATGGGTATTTCCGGAGAGGTGCGGAAACCGGAGCCGGAGCACCCGAAGCGGGAGGTGGTCGGTTTCGCCTGCCAGCGATCCGAGGTCAGTGGCCAGCGACTCTGGGGGCTGTTCTCGGAAAAGTTCCCCCAGGCGAAGGACTTCTTTGCCGAGCACTTTGTGGTCAACTACTGCCCGCTGGTGTGGATGGGAGAGACCGGCAAAAACATCACCCCGGACAAGCTGCCGAAGGCTGAGATGGAGCCGGTGGAAAACGCCTGCCGCGAGCATCTCGCCACCGTCATCGCCGCCCAGCAGCCGGAATGGCTGATCGGTGTGGGGGCCTACGCAGAGAAGAAACTGATCGAGACGGTGAAGCAGTATTTCCCCGAGCAGGCATTCAAGACCGGCAAGATTCTCCATCCCTCGCCAGCCTCACCAATCGCGAACCGTGGCTGGGCGCCGCAGGCTGAGAAGCAGTTGCTCGATCTGGAAGTTTGGTCGTCATGA
- a CDS encoding esterase/lipase family protein, translating to MSRAAAPILAAVLSCLLLCHCSDFAVKRLSDPVRVVSKNLPEPDGNRSRVYHRAYQLVKQAQSMESSAPAAALGRYLEAAEMLTEAGDDQLLPLTNFATGQAAELLVSQPDLRVGHGRERRYRVEIPRVTRADSLRGKIALSEFTKVVAAETLELKGWKHRVMRGGVGAAMVAHYQPAKTGRAKEDQFLHESGIFLPVTVVVDFPRRGVARFQTHDSTVESRVRVNGRQRLLSADLTAPIALSLEKARSRGLLEDLRGVFYPVRYVKNLGLYSVQKFDRRKTPLILVHGLASDPSTWSTTLNGLFTDAEVLAKYQIYFFYYPTGFPIRRTGSALKKELLELQGFYHKMGITPDQAVIVGHSMGGLLTSMQVRNFGPKTWRKIATIPLQKAQLAEQVKKDYRTLMQLPRPTMIDRAVFIATPHRGSQMANDWIGRVVISLIKIPQQALTLDPVKASRSLTELGRTILLNDDMTNGVQALKHNNPALKLVASTPVADAVSYHSIIGDRGLGDSPHSSDGVVAYRSAHLQGAQSEVIVPAGHSAHTHPQAIRELRRILRLNLKSN from the coding sequence ATGAGTCGTGCCGCCGCCCCCATCCTCGCAGCGGTGCTGTCCTGCCTGCTGCTCTGCCACTGCAGCGACTTCGCCGTGAAGCGGTTGAGCGATCCTGTGCGCGTGGTATCGAAGAATTTGCCGGAACCGGACGGTAATCGCTCCCGTGTCTACCACCGCGCCTATCAGCTGGTGAAGCAGGCGCAATCGATGGAGTCGTCCGCCCCGGCGGCGGCATTGGGACGCTATTTGGAGGCGGCCGAGATGCTCACCGAAGCAGGCGATGATCAACTGCTGCCACTGACGAACTTTGCCACCGGTCAGGCGGCCGAGCTGCTGGTTAGTCAGCCGGACCTACGTGTCGGCCACGGCCGCGAGCGGCGCTATCGGGTGGAGATCCCTCGGGTCACGCGGGCGGACTCGTTGCGGGGTAAGATTGCCCTCAGTGAGTTCACGAAAGTCGTCGCCGCCGAGACCTTGGAGCTGAAAGGGTGGAAACATCGTGTGATGCGCGGCGGAGTTGGTGCCGCGATGGTGGCGCACTATCAACCGGCGAAAACTGGGCGGGCAAAGGAAGATCAATTTCTCCATGAATCTGGGATCTTTCTGCCGGTCACCGTGGTGGTGGATTTCCCCCGCCGGGGCGTGGCTCGGTTTCAGACTCACGACAGCACGGTGGAGAGTCGAGTGCGGGTCAACGGTCGGCAGCGACTGCTTTCGGCCGACCTCACCGCCCCGATAGCGCTCAGTCTGGAAAAGGCGAGGTCGCGCGGGCTGCTGGAGGACCTCAGGGGCGTGTTCTACCCGGTGCGCTACGTCAAAAACCTCGGGCTCTACTCGGTGCAGAAGTTCGATCGGCGCAAGACCCCGCTGATCCTGGTGCACGGACTGGCATCAGACCCCTCAACCTGGTCGACCACCCTGAACGGCCTGTTCACCGATGCCGAGGTGCTGGCGAAGTACCAAATCTACTTTTTCTACTACCCCACCGGATTTCCGATCCGCCGAACGGGCAGTGCCTTGAAAAAAGAGCTGCTCGAGCTGCAAGGATTCTACCACAAGATGGGGATCACGCCCGACCAAGCAGTCATCGTCGGCCACAGCATGGGTGGGCTGCTGACCAGCATGCAGGTGCGCAATTTCGGACCCAAAACCTGGCGCAAGATCGCCACCATTCCGCTGCAAAAGGCGCAGCTGGCGGAGCAGGTGAAAAAGGATTACCGCACCCTGATGCAGTTGCCGCGCCCGACGATGATCGATCGCGCGGTGTTCATCGCCACGCCGCACCGAGGCAGTCAGATGGCGAACGATTGGATTGGCCGCGTGGTCATCTCCCTGATCAAAATCCCGCAGCAAGCACTGACCTTGGACCCGGTGAAGGCAAGCCGATCGCTCACCGAGCTCGGCCGGACGATTCTACTCAACGACGACATGACCAATGGCGTGCAGGCGCTCAAGCATAACAATCCGGCGCTGAAACTGGTGGCGTCCACGCCCGTGGCCGACGCGGTGAGCTACCACAGCATCATTGGCGATCGGGGCCTGGGCGACAGTCCACACAGCTCGGACGGCGTGGTGGCATACCGCAGCGCCCACCTTCAGGGAGCACAGTCGGAGGTCATTGTGCCGGCAGGTCACAGCGCCCACACCCACCCGCAGGCGATCCGCGAGCTGCGCCGGATTCTGCGGCTGAATTTGAAGTCAAACTAA
- a CDS encoding DUF4105 domain-containing protein: METISNEEENHEAGEATEACERPMWQQWLLRLGKGLLIGLVSLLLLYFWGMIWFDGPFSSGGFGNALLATLWLALLVVAWRKFASKKHRCIVCLLAWSVIVVPRSFVQPSNDRDWAPEFAKTGSSEIDGDVVTLKQVRNFDYTRDGEQTERWETRQVKLSNLRGMDLFHSTFGGDRIGHPLLSFDFGPDGRICLSVETRREKNEEFSVVGGLYKMFELQYIFATEEDCVRLRASVRDEPCYLYRIDMPAEDVRAFFLSALEVQNDLAQKPRFYHIIYSNCTTSLRNRLPADQRGEFDLRMLVNGLLDEYLYGHGHFHDEGLPFPELRQKAYINPAAKEAHDSSEFSEKIRADRPGW; this comes from the coding sequence ATGGAAACGATAAGCAACGAGGAAGAGAACCACGAGGCCGGTGAGGCCACTGAGGCCTGCGAGCGACCGATGTGGCAGCAATGGCTGCTGCGACTGGGCAAGGGCTTGCTGATCGGTCTGGTGAGTCTGCTGCTGCTCTACTTCTGGGGCATGATCTGGTTCGACGGCCCATTTTCCTCGGGTGGCTTTGGCAATGCGCTGCTGGCCACGCTGTGGCTGGCTCTGCTGGTGGTGGCTTGGCGGAAGTTTGCATCGAAAAAACATCGCTGCATCGTCTGCCTGCTGGCCTGGTCGGTGATCGTCGTCCCGAGGTCGTTTGTGCAGCCCTCGAACGATCGCGACTGGGCGCCGGAATTTGCCAAAACCGGGTCGTCAGAAATCGACGGTGACGTGGTGACCTTAAAGCAGGTGCGCAACTTCGACTACACCCGCGACGGCGAGCAGACCGAGCGCTGGGAAACGCGGCAGGTGAAGCTCTCCAACCTTCGCGGCATGGACCTGTTCCACTCGACCTTTGGAGGCGATCGGATTGGCCACCCGCTGCTGTCCTTCGATTTCGGCCCGGACGGTCGGATCTGCCTGTCGGTGGAAACCCGGCGAGAGAAAAACGAGGAGTTCTCGGTCGTGGGCGGGCTCTACAAGATGTTTGAGCTGCAGTATATCTTCGCCACGGAAGAAGACTGCGTGCGGCTGCGAGCCAGCGTGCGTGACGAGCCTTGTTACCTGTATCGGATCGATATGCCTGCCGAGGATGTCCGTGCGTTTTTTCTCAGTGCCCTGGAAGTGCAGAACGACCTCGCGCAGAAGCCGCGTTTTTACCACATCATTTACTCAAACTGCACCACCAGCCTGCGCAATCGCCTGCCAGCCGACCAGCGGGGCGAGTTCGATCTCCGCATGCTGGTCAATGGACTGCTCGATGAATACCTCTACGGTCACGGTCACTTCCATGACGAAGGACTGCCATTTCCTGAGCTGCGGCAAAAAGCCTACATCAACCCCGCCGCCAAAGAGGCGCACGATAGCTCGGAGTTTAGTGAGAAAATCCGCGCAGACCGCCCAGGCTGGTAG